A stretch of the Planctomycetota bacterium genome encodes the following:
- a CDS encoding type 1 glutamine amidotransferase: MLVIVGQDYEDLELWYPKLRLEEAGAHVTVAGPVGGQVYSGKHGYPCRADAALAEMESADFHGVVIPGGWMPDALRRDGKVLDLVRSFAAEGKLVAAICHGGWIPISAGVYRGVRVTGSPGIRDDLVNAGARWSDEPVVIDGNHVTSRRPGDLPAFCRGILAVLAQRAAGGPRTA, from the coding sequence ATCCTGGTGATCGTCGGCCAGGACTACGAGGATCTCGAGCTGTGGTATCCGAAGCTGCGGCTCGAGGAGGCCGGAGCGCACGTCACCGTCGCCGGTCCGGTAGGTGGGCAGGTGTACTCCGGGAAGCATGGCTATCCCTGCCGCGCCGATGCGGCCCTCGCCGAGATGGAGAGCGCCGATTTCCACGGCGTCGTGATCCCCGGCGGCTGGATGCCCGACGCCCTGCGCCGTGACGGCAAGGTTCTCGACCTCGTCCGCAGCTTCGCTGCCGAGGGCAAACTCGTGGCGGCGATCTGCCACGGGGGTTGGATCCCGATCTCGGCCGGTGTGTACCGCGGCGTGCGGGTGACCGGCAGCCCCGGCATCCGTGACGATCTGGTCAACGCCGGAGCACGGTGGAGCGACGAGCCGGTCGTGATCGACGGCAATCATGTCACCAGTCGCCGGCCGGGTGACCTGCCGGCGTTCTGCCGGGGGATCCTCGCGGTGCTCGCGCAACGGGCTGCCGGCGGTCCCCGGACGGCGTGA
- a CDS encoding vitamin B12-dependent ribonucleotide reductase, producing the protein MTSFESTAGAATAPGRTGSQTGPSGRPARRPLAVPATFCPTDVGSPFDTTEWDLRTAAIKGEDGKVLFEQTGCEVPAAWSQLATNVVVSKYFYGEIHTPQREKSVKQLVHRVARTIADWGIADGYFQSRQDGENFYRDLAWLCVHQHGAFNSPVWFNVGLFHQYGVSGAPCNWRWDEATRDVVQPQNPYEYPQGSACFIQSVQDNMEDIMELARSEAMLFKFGSGTGTDLSTLRSQREKLAGGGKPSGPLSFMRVYDQVAAVVKSGGKTRRAAKMQSLKINHPDIMEFIECKAKEEKKARILIEKGGYDANFNGEAYSSILFQNANLSVRVTDDFMEAVDRDDTWTTRWVTDPSKAGPHHKARALLGRMAECAWKCGDPGVQYDTTINRWHTCPNSGRINASNPCSEYMFLDDTACNLASINLMKFRRADGSFDVERFAAACRIFFVAQEILVDHASYPTKRIARNSHLFRPLGLGYSNLGSLLMANGLAYDSAAGRGLCGALTAILHGAANRTSAELAAAVGPFEGFAANREPMNNVMRMHRTAVDAIDPACPAELRDAARRIWDDVVAHGQEHGYRNAQATVLAPTGTISFLMDCDTTGIEPDIALVKYKQLAGGGMLKIVNQTVPLALRTLGYDERAIEAILAFVDKQDTIEGAPGLEERHLAVFDCAFKPRLGVRSIAWQAHVKMMAAAQPFISGAISKTVNMPRETTPADIAGAYMEGWRLGLKALAIYRDGSKESQPLSTSTEGDKAADKAAAKATPRRERLPDTRRSITHKFNVGGHEGYITVGLYDDGRPGELFITMAKEGSTIGGLMDAFGTSVSMSLQYGVPLEVYVRKFSHTRFEPWGYTKNPDIPVAKSLVDYLFRWLGNEFIPGYREANRPGIHTPGAGHGSGGGGESSAGTEDAEAERTPAAMMARGLAGGQGTSRAAVKVEAGKGEGRDAAKGPMPRGSDAAKAQAASPNGTAAVHASARTASNGAAQAAVLERAGAALRIDPNASPVDRQSQFATFQIDAPVCDGCGAITVRNGNCYLCHNCGNSMGCS; encoded by the coding sequence ATGACCTCTTTCGAATCCACCGCCGGAGCCGCCACCGCCCCGGGCCGCACGGGCTCCCAGACCGGCCCGTCGGGCCGGCCGGCGCGTCGCCCGCTCGCGGTGCCGGCGACGTTCTGCCCCACTGACGTCGGCTCGCCGTTCGACACCACCGAGTGGGATCTCCGGACTGCCGCGATCAAGGGGGAGGACGGCAAGGTCCTCTTCGAGCAGACCGGCTGCGAGGTCCCGGCCGCGTGGAGCCAGCTGGCGACCAACGTCGTCGTCAGCAAGTACTTCTACGGGGAGATCCACACCCCGCAGCGCGAGAAGTCGGTCAAGCAACTCGTCCACCGTGTCGCCCGCACGATCGCCGACTGGGGAATCGCCGACGGCTATTTCCAGTCGCGCCAGGACGGCGAGAACTTCTACCGTGATCTCGCCTGGCTGTGCGTCCACCAGCACGGCGCCTTCAACTCCCCGGTCTGGTTCAACGTCGGCCTGTTCCACCAATACGGCGTCAGCGGAGCCCCCTGCAATTGGCGGTGGGACGAGGCGACGCGCGACGTCGTCCAGCCGCAAAACCCGTACGAGTATCCGCAGGGGAGCGCCTGCTTCATCCAGAGCGTCCAGGACAACATGGAAGACATCATGGAGCTCGCGCGGAGCGAGGCGATGCTCTTCAAGTTCGGCTCCGGCACCGGCACCGACCTGTCGACGCTCCGCAGCCAGCGCGAGAAGCTCGCCGGCGGCGGCAAGCCCTCGGGTCCGCTGTCGTTCATGCGCGTCTACGACCAGGTGGCCGCGGTGGTGAAGAGCGGCGGCAAGACGCGCCGGGCAGCGAAGATGCAGTCGCTGAAGATCAACCATCCCGACATCATGGAGTTCATCGAGTGCAAGGCGAAGGAGGAGAAGAAGGCGCGGATCCTCATCGAGAAGGGGGGCTACGACGCCAACTTCAACGGTGAGGCCTACAGCTCGATCCTGTTCCAGAACGCCAACCTGTCCGTCCGCGTCACCGACGACTTCATGGAGGCGGTCGACCGCGACGACACCTGGACGACGCGCTGGGTGACCGACCCGTCGAAGGCCGGGCCACACCACAAGGCGCGCGCCCTGCTGGGCCGGATGGCCGAGTGCGCCTGGAAGTGCGGCGATCCGGGCGTCCAGTACGACACCACGATCAATCGCTGGCACACCTGCCCCAACTCGGGGCGGATCAACGCCAGCAACCCGTGCAGCGAGTACATGTTCCTCGACGACACCGCCTGCAACCTGGCGAGCATCAACCTGATGAAGTTCCGCCGGGCCGACGGCTCGTTCGACGTCGAGCGCTTCGCCGCCGCCTGCCGGATCTTCTTCGTCGCCCAGGAGATCCTCGTCGACCATGCCAGCTATCCGACCAAGCGGATCGCGCGCAACAGCCATCTGTTCCGCCCGCTCGGACTCGGCTACTCCAACCTCGGCAGCCTGCTGATGGCCAACGGCCTGGCCTACGACAGCGCCGCCGGCCGCGGGCTGTGCGGGGCGTTGACCGCGATCCTCCACGGCGCCGCCAACCGCACCAGCGCCGAGCTGGCGGCGGCCGTCGGCCCGTTCGAGGGGTTCGCGGCCAACCGCGAACCGATGAACAACGTGATGCGGATGCACCGCACGGCGGTCGACGCGATCGATCCGGCCTGCCCCGCCGAGCTGCGCGACGCCGCTCGGCGGATCTGGGACGACGTCGTCGCCCACGGCCAGGAGCACGGCTACCGCAACGCCCAGGCGACGGTCCTGGCGCCGACCGGCACGATCAGCTTCCTGATGGACTGCGACACCACCGGGATCGAGCCCGACATCGCCCTGGTGAAATACAAGCAGCTCGCCGGCGGCGGGATGCTGAAGATCGTCAACCAGACCGTGCCGCTGGCGCTGCGGACGCTGGGCTACGATGAGCGCGCGATCGAGGCGATCCTCGCCTTCGTCGACAAGCAGGACACGATCGAGGGGGCGCCGGGGCTCGAGGAGCGGCACCTGGCCGTCTTCGACTGCGCCTTCAAGCCGCGGCTCGGCGTGCGGAGCATCGCTTGGCAGGCCCACGTGAAGATGATGGCGGCCGCCCAGCCGTTCATCTCGGGGGCGATCTCGAAGACGGTCAACATGCCGCGCGAGACCACCCCGGCCGACATTGCCGGGGCCTACATGGAGGGCTGGCGGCTGGGGCTGAAGGCGCTGGCGATCTACCGCGACGGCTCCAAGGAGAGCCAGCCGCTGTCGACGAGCACCGAGGGGGACAAGGCAGCCGACAAGGCGGCGGCGAAAGCCACTCCGCGCCGCGAGCGGCTCCCCGACACCCGGCGCAGCATCACCCACAAGTTCAACGTCGGCGGCCACGAGGGCTACATCACCGTCGGCCTGTACGACGACGGCCGCCCCGGCGAACTGTTCATCACGATGGCCAAGGAGGGGAGCACGATCGGCGGCCTGATGGACGCCTTCGGCACCTCGGTGTCGATGAGCCTGCAGTACGGCGTGCCGCTGGAGGTGTACGTCCGCAAGTTCTCCCACACCCGCTTCGAGCCCTGGGGCTACACGAAGAACCCCGACATCCCGGTGGCCAAGAGCCTCGTGGACTATCTGTTCCGCTGGCTCGGCAACGAGTTCATCCCCGGGTACCGCGAGGCGAACCGGCCGGGGATCCACACGCCCGGAGCGGGCCACGGTTCGGGGGGTGGGGGTGAATCATCCGCCGGTACGGAGGACGCCGAGGCAGAGCGCACGCCCGCCGCCATGATGGCGCGCGGGCTGGCCGGTGGACAAGGAACGTCCCGTGCGGCCGTCAAGGTCGAAGCCGGGAAGGGGGAGGGACGGGACGCGGCGAAGGGGCCGATGCCCCGCGGCAGCGACGCCGCCAAAGCACAGGCGGCGAGCCCCAACGGCACGGCAGCGGTGCACGCGTCGGCGCGGACCGCCTCCAACGGCGCCGCTCAGGCAGCGGTCCTCGAGCGGGCCGGGGCAGCGTTGCGGATCGACCCCAACGCCAGCCCGGTCGACCGGCAGAGTCAGTTCGCCACGTTCCAGATCGACGCGCCGGTCTGCGACGGCTGCGGTGCGATCACCGTCCGGAACGGCAACTGCTACCTCTGCCATAATTGCGGCAACAGCATGGGCTGCTCCTGA